In Tepidisphaeraceae bacterium, a single window of DNA contains:
- the hemG gene encoding protoporphyrinogen oxidase, producing the protein MNTPPANARRVVIIGGGITGLTAAWRLQNAGVEYTLLEASARLGGKLLTEQHDGFVMEMGADAMLTRKPWALALAKELGLADRVLGVTKRAVGTYVLHHGKPVPLPAGLSLLVPSRWGPFLRSPLFTPWGKLRAAMDLTIPRRTATADETLANFIRRRLGQEMLDKVAAPMLAGVFNGDPERQSIQATFPQFPAMEREHGSLIRAVRAKQADSATASTDPPFFSFPNGTQELVDALASRLNGVVRVNTAVEAIERSSGGYRVRIVNGEPIECDGVIIATPAAVAAKVLASVAPEAADVLKAFGHSGIGTAYLAYRREDVPHALDGYGVVIPRNEGRRIDGMMWSSSKWIGRAPQTHALIRVFFGGPNTRPMLTQPDDAIITMAREELAGSLGVRAAPEFTRVYRWPDGYPQYELGHLDRVAAAEAGLPNGVALAGCAYRGVGVPDCVRQGSEAAARLVAHLDAISAT; encoded by the coding sequence ATGAACACACCGCCCGCTAACGCTCGCCGGGTCGTCATCATCGGCGGTGGCATTACAGGTCTGACGGCGGCATGGCGACTGCAGAACGCGGGCGTCGAATACACGCTGCTGGAAGCATCCGCCCGATTGGGTGGGAAGCTGCTGACCGAACAGCATGACGGCTTCGTGATGGAAATGGGCGCTGACGCGATGCTCACGCGCAAGCCGTGGGCGCTGGCGCTGGCGAAAGAACTGGGCTTGGCCGACCGCGTGCTGGGCGTGACGAAGCGGGCGGTCGGGACGTACGTTCTGCATCACGGAAAGCCCGTGCCGTTGCCCGCTGGGCTGTCGCTGCTGGTGCCGAGCCGGTGGGGACCCTTCCTGCGGTCGCCGCTCTTCACACCGTGGGGCAAGCTGCGGGCCGCGATGGATCTGACCATCCCGCGGCGCACGGCTACCGCCGATGAAACGCTCGCAAACTTCATCCGCAGACGGCTTGGCCAAGAGATGCTCGACAAGGTCGCGGCCCCCATGCTCGCCGGCGTGTTCAATGGCGACCCCGAACGGCAAAGCATCCAAGCCACCTTCCCGCAGTTCCCCGCGATGGAGCGCGAACACGGGAGCTTAATTCGCGCCGTGCGCGCCAAGCAGGCCGACAGCGCAACAGCGTCAACCGATCCGCCGTTCTTCTCGTTTCCGAACGGCACGCAGGAGTTGGTCGACGCCCTCGCATCGCGGTTGAACGGCGTGGTGCGAGTGAACACCGCCGTTGAAGCGATCGAACGATCATCGGGCGGTTACCGCGTGCGCATCGTGAATGGTGAGCCGATCGAATGCGACGGTGTGATCATCGCCACGCCCGCAGCGGTCGCGGCGAAGGTGCTGGCGAGCGTCGCACCGGAAGCGGCGGACGTGCTGAAGGCGTTTGGCCATTCCGGCATCGGCACGGCGTACCTCGCGTACCGCCGGGAGGACGTGCCGCACGCGCTGGATGGGTACGGCGTCGTCATCCCACGCAACGAAGGCCGACGAATAGACGGCATGATGTGGTCCAGTTCGAAGTGGATCGGCCGAGCGCCGCAGACGCATGCGCTCATCCGCGTCTTCTTCGGTGGCCCCAACACCCGGCCGATGCTGACACAGCCGGACGATGCAATCATCACCATGGCCCGCGAAGAACTTGCGGGCTCGCTCGGCGTGCGGGCGGCGCCGGAGTTCACCCGTGTCTACCGCTGGCCGGACGGTTACCCGCAATACGAACTCGGCCACCTCGACCGCGTCGCCGCCGCCGAAGCCGGACTTCCGAACGGCGTGGCCTTGGCGGGTTGTGCCTATCGCGGGGTTGGCGTGCCGGACTGCGTCAGACAGGGATCGGAGGCGGCCGCGCGACTTGTTGCGCATCTCGATGCGATAAGCGCAACGTAA
- the hemE gene encoding uroporphyrinogen decarboxylase, translated as MTAPEPTSRFLRACRRLPTDATPVWLMRQAGRYMPEYRAIRAKHSMLDVIRTPELVLEVTMQPIDAFSLDAAIIFSDILPVLEGMGLNLDFVDGEGPQIFNPLRSADDVKRLRVTTPEESLPYVLKAIGLVTKELQPRGIPLIGFSGAPFTLAAYAIEGKGSKNYKLAKSMMMADPTAWHELMGKLADVIGEYLLAQARAGAQALQMFDSWVGCLSPDDYRTHVMPYSQRAIAKAREGGVPVIHFGVGTNGLLEHIRDAGGDVIGVDWAIDLNVAWQRIGHDRAVQGNLDPIALFAPWDELKSRARIILDQVAGRPGHIFNLGHGILPGTPVDNVRRLVEFVHEHTAR; from the coding sequence ATGACCGCTCCCGAACCCACTAGCCGTTTCCTTCGCGCCTGTCGTCGCTTGCCGACCGATGCGACACCTGTCTGGCTCATGCGCCAGGCCGGCCGGTACATGCCGGAGTATCGGGCGATCCGCGCCAAGCATTCGATGCTCGACGTCATCCGCACGCCTGAGCTGGTGCTGGAAGTGACGATGCAGCCGATCGACGCGTTCTCGCTCGACGCGGCCATCATCTTCTCCGACATCCTGCCGGTGCTGGAAGGCATGGGGCTGAACCTGGATTTCGTGGACGGCGAGGGCCCGCAGATCTTCAACCCACTGCGCAGTGCCGATGACGTGAAGCGCCTGCGCGTGACCACCCCTGAGGAAAGCCTGCCGTACGTGCTGAAGGCGATCGGGCTGGTGACGAAGGAACTGCAGCCGCGCGGCATTCCGCTGATCGGCTTCAGTGGTGCGCCCTTCACGCTGGCGGCGTACGCGATCGAGGGCAAGGGCAGCAAGAACTACAAGCTCGCCAAGAGCATGATGATGGCCGACCCTACAGCGTGGCACGAGCTGATGGGCAAACTGGCCGACGTGATCGGCGAGTACCTGCTGGCCCAGGCGCGGGCGGGGGCGCAAGCGCTGCAAATGTTCGATTCGTGGGTGGGTTGCCTGTCGCCCGACGACTATCGCACGCACGTGATGCCGTATAGCCAGCGCGCGATCGCCAAGGCGCGCGAAGGCGGCGTGCCGGTGATTCACTTCGGCGTTGGCACCAACGGCCTGCTGGAGCACATTCGCGATGCCGGCGGCGACGTGATTGGCGTGGATTGGGCGATCGACCTGAACGTCGCGTGGCAGCGCATCGGGCACGATCGGGCGGTGCAGGGCAACCTCGACCCCATCGCGCTCTTTGCGCCGTGGGACGAGCTGAAATCGCGTGCACGCATCATCCTCGATCAGGTCGCCGGCCGGCCGGGGCACATCTTCAACCTGGGTCACGGTATCCTGCCCGGCACACCGGTGGACAACGTCCGTCGGCTGGTGGAGTTCGTCCATGAACACACCGCCCGCTAA
- the hemC gene encoding hydroxymethylbilane synthase, whose protein sequence is MSSRSVVRIGTRGSALARWQADHVAGLLRAASPGLHVEIVVISTQGDRVLDKPLPLIGGKGVFTEELEAALRDGRIDVAVHSLKDLPTENPKGLVIGAVPPRADARDALVSHGHVPLSQLPHGAIVGTSSLRRIAQLRRLRPDLQVRDVRGNVDTRVRKTLELREYDAILLACAGLDRLNMQSVIAERLPIIQLLPAPGQAALGIQCRDETDSLALLAPLNDATSELCVTAERALLASFGGGCAVPVAAHATIDNGLMRLLGRVTAVDASTQVDVVVEGHVASLNDARDLGATAARDARARGAAAILPAVAKG, encoded by the coding sequence ATGAGTAGCCGATCCGTCGTCCGCATCGGCACGCGCGGTTCCGCGCTGGCGCGGTGGCAGGCAGACCACGTCGCTGGCCTGCTGCGTGCCGCGTCGCCGGGCTTGCACGTCGAGATCGTCGTCATCAGCACGCAAGGCGACCGCGTGCTGGACAAGCCGTTGCCCCTGATCGGCGGCAAGGGTGTCTTTACCGAAGAACTTGAGGCCGCGCTCCGCGATGGACGAATCGACGTGGCAGTCCACAGCCTGAAGGACCTGCCCACAGAGAACCCAAAGGGCCTCGTGATCGGTGCCGTGCCGCCTCGTGCCGATGCGCGCGACGCGCTGGTAAGCCACGGCCACGTTCCACTGTCGCAGTTGCCCCACGGCGCCATCGTCGGCACGAGCAGCCTCCGCCGGATCGCACAACTGCGCCGCCTGCGGCCCGACCTGCAGGTGCGCGACGTCCGTGGCAACGTCGACACGCGCGTGCGTAAGACGCTGGAACTGCGCGAGTACGACGCGATCCTGCTCGCCTGCGCTGGCCTGGATCGCTTGAACATGCAAAGCGTGATCGCCGAGCGCCTCCCCATCATCCAACTGCTGCCCGCCCCCGGGCAGGCGGCGTTGGGCATTCAGTGTCGAGACGAGACCGATTCGCTTGCGCTGTTGGCTCCGTTGAACGACGCGACGTCTGAACTGTGCGTGACCGCCGAGCGCGCACTGCTCGCCAGCTTCGGTGGCGGGTGCGCGGTTCCCGTGGCGGCCCATGCGACGATCGACAACGGCTTGATGCGACTGCTTGGCCGTGTAACGGCCGTCGATGCGTCCACGCAGGTCGACGTCGTCGTCGAGGGGCACGTCGCATCGCTCAACGATGCGCGCGACCTGGGTGCCACCGCTGCCCGTGATGCCCGTGCTCGCGGCGCCGCTGCGATACTGCCAGCCGTAGCGAAAGGCTAG
- the hemA gene encoding glutamyl-tRNA reductase — protein MCAFQLPKNEIASTAGACPFLHGQPAAAGITPVTAPINAGHPHGEATIAAPHATGLAGLFLVGLNHHTAEVGLRERFFTEQVELLLIGLRALGLPEAAVLFTCNRIEVYGTGGTAGAEAVITHFAARCGLTIDALRPHLYVAGGQDAALHLMRVAAGLESLVLGESQILGQVADAFERSQNAGTAGPVLSRVFNGAVCAGKRARTETGIGRHTLSISHAGVMLAKASRPTFDKARILIVGAGEMARLALSALRCHDGGDIRIVNRTPNRAQLLATEHGLRAVAWNNLRDALATSDVVIAATSSATPIINRMLLSERHGTEGVTLIDLGMPRNIDRDVTSIVGVELFDVDDLQQVVEQHRIHRQREVAAVETLLADEMERLLEQLRSAHLSPVIASLRQKVESVVGSELERTLSQMPNLDDQTRAAFEQMAHRIASKVLHGPTVALRSTSGPQIAPLVCEMFDLPASCDLPKCLHSKCEHHE, from the coding sequence ATGTGCGCCTTCCAGCTACCAAAGAACGAGATCGCCAGCACCGCCGGCGCATGCCCCTTTCTGCACGGCCAACCCGCGGCAGCGGGCATTACGCCGGTGACGGCGCCCATCAACGCTGGTCATCCCCACGGTGAGGCCACCATTGCCGCGCCCCACGCCACCGGCCTTGCTGGCCTTTTCCTCGTCGGCCTGAACCACCACACCGCCGAGGTCGGCCTGCGCGAGCGGTTCTTTACGGAACAGGTCGAACTGCTATTGATCGGCCTGCGTGCCCTGGGCCTGCCCGAGGCGGCGGTGCTGTTCACCTGCAACCGCATCGAGGTCTACGGCACCGGTGGCACCGCCGGGGCTGAAGCCGTGATCACCCATTTCGCCGCGCGATGCGGGCTGACGATCGACGCCCTGCGGCCGCACCTGTACGTCGCGGGCGGGCAGGACGCCGCGCTGCACCTGATGCGCGTCGCTGCGGGGCTCGAATCGCTCGTGCTGGGTGAATCGCAAATTCTAGGACAGGTCGCCGACGCCTTCGAACGCAGCCAAAATGCCGGAACCGCCGGCCCGGTGCTGTCGCGCGTGTTCAACGGCGCGGTGTGTGCCGGCAAGCGGGCCCGCACCGAGACGGGCATCGGCCGGCACACGCTGTCGATCAGCCACGCCGGCGTCATGCTCGCCAAGGCATCGCGGCCGACGTTCGACAAGGCGCGCATCCTGATCGTTGGCGCTGGTGAGATGGCACGACTGGCGCTGTCGGCCCTTCGCTGCCACGACGGCGGCGACATCCGCATCGTCAACCGCACGCCCAACCGAGCCCAACTGCTGGCGACCGAGCACGGCCTGCGCGCGGTCGCGTGGAACAACCTGCGGGATGCGCTGGCGACCAGCGACGTCGTGATCGCCGCCACGTCGTCGGCCACGCCGATCATCAACCGCATGCTGCTCAGCGAGCGCCACGGTACTGAGGGTGTGACGCTGATCGACCTCGGCATGCCGCGCAACATCGATCGTGACGTGACCTCCATCGTCGGCGTGGAACTGTTCGACGTGGACGATCTGCAGCAGGTCGTCGAGCAACACCGCATCCACCGTCAGCGCGAAGTGGCCGCCGTCGAGACTTTGCTGGCCGACGAGATGGAACGCCTGCTTGAACAGCTGCGTTCTGCCCACCTGTCACCGGTCATCGCCAGCCTGCGGCAGAAGGTGGAATCGGTCGTTGGATCGGAACTCGAACGCACGCTGTCGCAGATGCCGAACTTGGACGATCAAACGCGGGCGGCGTTCGAACAGATGGCGCATCGCATTGCATCGAAGGTGCTGCACGGGCCGACCGTGGCGCTGCGCTCGACCAGCGGCCCGCAGATCGCGCCGCTGGTCTGCGAGATGTTCGACCTGCCCGCATCGTGCGACCTTCCGAAGTGCCTCCATTCCAAGTGCGAGCATCATGAGTAG
- a CDS encoding ferrochelatase yields MTSDYDAILIVSFGGPEGMDDVMPFLENVLRGRNVPRERMIEVSHHYEQFGGVSPLNGQNRALIAALRQELDANDISLPIYWGNRNWHPMLPDTLRQMKQDGIRHALAFFTSAYSSYSGCRQYRENIAKAQEEVGEGVPQVSLLRKFYNHPGFVETNAELVREALNEIPTDRHAAAHIAFTAHSIPMAMAKGSMYEAQLTDTCGLIAGEVGTGNWQLVYQSRSGPPTQPWLEPDILDHLRSLHERGVRDVVISPVGFVSDHMEVLYDLDTEAKDLAAELGMTLVRAKTVGTHPRFVAMIRELIVERMTDGDRPFLGARGPSHDVCPANCCIVVRA; encoded by the coding sequence ATGACGTCTGACTACGATGCGATCCTGATCGTCTCCTTCGGTGGTCCCGAAGGCATGGACGACGTGATGCCGTTCCTGGAGAACGTGCTGCGCGGCCGCAACGTGCCGCGCGAGCGCATGATCGAAGTGTCGCATCACTACGAGCAGTTCGGCGGCGTGAGTCCGCTGAACGGTCAGAATCGCGCGCTGATCGCGGCGCTTCGACAGGAACTGGATGCCAACGACATCAGCCTGCCGATCTACTGGGGCAACCGCAACTGGCACCCCATGTTGCCCGACACGCTCCGGCAGATGAAGCAGGACGGCATCCGCCATGCGCTGGCGTTCTTCACTTCGGCGTACAGTTCGTACTCCGGCTGCCGCCAGTACCGTGAGAACATCGCCAAGGCCCAGGAAGAGGTCGGTGAAGGCGTGCCACAGGTCAGCCTGCTGCGCAAGTTCTACAACCATCCGGGATTCGTCGAAACGAACGCCGAACTGGTCCGTGAGGCGCTAAACGAGATCCCCACCGACCGCCATGCGGCTGCCCACATCGCCTTCACCGCCCATAGCATTCCGATGGCGATGGCCAAGGGCAGCATGTACGAGGCGCAGCTCACCGATACCTGCGGCCTGATCGCCGGCGAGGTCGGTACGGGTAACTGGCAGCTCGTTTACCAGAGCCGCAGTGGCCCACCGACGCAGCCCTGGCTGGAACCGGACATCCTCGACCATCTGCGCTCGCTGCACGAGCGCGGCGTGCGCGATGTGGTGATCTCACCGGTCGGGTTCGTTTCCGATCACATGGAAGTCCTGTACGATCTGGACACCGAGGCCAAAGACCTCGCGGCCGAGCTCGGCATGACCTTGGTGCGCGCCAAAACGGTCGGCACGCATCCGCGATTCGTGGCGATGATTCGCGAGCTGATCGTCGAGCGGATGACCGATGGAGATCGCCCGTTCCTTGGCGCACGCGGCCCAAGTCATGATGTGTGCCCGGCCAACTGCTGTATAGTGGTTCGCGCCTGA
- a CDS encoding chlorite dismutase family protein: MSSATNRGYPGRPGGPPTGGPPTGAPAKPTKRQYVRFAFYRIDPAWRRLPGDVQAEQKRELYSTIERFNRRMLLRPYSLMGTRADVELLLWQIAESIEPFQELATAIQATPMGSYLTMVISYLSQTKRSIYEIKEIPGEDEERLIISPSEAKYLFVYPFLKTRQWYKSPMEERQRMMDEHIRVGRKYASVKLNTTYSFGLDDQEFVLGFETDEPADFLDLVQDLRETDASLYTLRDTPLYSCINMGLEEALDALGGPKIARPKSKTTEVEWTVVCPATELAEGATKVVYLAGQPVSVFNVAGSFYAINNRCSHARGPLSEGAVDASDCSVTCPWHYAKFDLKTGKVVDGIATAPVVAYQVEVRDGTIHVGTPEPTTVPVPVSTR, encoded by the coding sequence ATGAGCAGCGCAACCAACCGAGGATATCCCGGTCGCCCCGGGGGGCCACCCACTGGCGGGCCACCGACCGGAGCGCCGGCGAAGCCGACGAAACGGCAGTACGTTCGCTTTGCGTTCTACAGGATCGACCCCGCCTGGCGGCGCTTGCCGGGCGACGTGCAGGCCGAGCAGAAGCGCGAGTTGTACAGCACGATCGAGCGCTTCAACCGCCGGATGCTGCTTCGGCCATACAGCTTGATGGGCACCCGCGCCGACGTCGAACTGCTGCTCTGGCAGATCGCCGAGAGCATCGAACCGTTCCAGGAGCTCGCCACCGCCATCCAGGCCACGCCGATGGGCAGCTATCTGACGATGGTCATCTCGTACCTGTCGCAGACGAAGCGGTCGATCTACGAGATCAAGGAGATCCCCGGCGAGGACGAGGAACGCCTGATCATCTCGCCGAGCGAGGCGAAGTACCTGTTCGTCTACCCGTTCCTGAAGACCCGCCAGTGGTACAAGTCGCCGATGGAAGAGCGACAGCGGATGATGGATGAGCACATCCGCGTGGGGCGCAAGTACGCGTCGGTGAAGCTGAACACCACCTATTCGTTCGGCTTGGACGACCAGGAGTTCGTGCTGGGCTTCGAGACCGACGAGCCCGCTGACTTTCTCGATCTGGTGCAGGACCTGCGCGAGACGGATGCCAGCCTTTACACGCTACGCGACACGCCGCTGTACTCGTGCATCAACATGGGACTGGAAGAGGCGCTCGACGCGCTCGGCGGTCCCAAGATCGCCCGACCGAAGAGCAAGACGACCGAGGTGGAATGGACGGTGGTGTGCCCCGCGACCGAACTGGCGGAGGGGGCAACGAAGGTCGTTTACCTCGCTGGCCAGCCGGTCTCAGTGTTCAACGTCGCCGGCAGTTTTTACGCCATCAACAACCGCTGTTCGCACGCCCGCGGCCCACTGAGCGAGGGTGCGGTGGACGCGAGCGACTGCAGCGTCACCTGCCCGTGGCACTACGCGAAGTTTGACCTGAAGACCGGCAAGGTCGTCGACGGCATCGCGACCGCGCCGGTGGTTGCCTACCAAGTTGAGGTACGCGACGGGACGATCCACGTTGGCACCCCTGAACCGACGACTGTCCCAGTTCCCGTATCCACGCGCTGA
- a CDS encoding prepilin-type N-terminal cleavage/methylation domain-containing protein translates to MGLNRSVTRREPTAGFTLVELLVVIGIIALLIGILMPSLSRARDSATSLKNLSNLRQLGVGLEFYKNENKGWYPPASTEIIPKLRWADSIYPYMQTQAVYVSPWLDDTDMARMKAPWAHTVDPITGFNLPTTEFFGGYGYNYHYLGNGRTLGGTVRPYYANAKSVKASAQTVALADTNGTKNGGAVWTSAGVYAIDPPLMSMNLGSGGSRRTDATTGPGNYGYSGGNDGDATRRATPAQRNYRNSKVAVVFCDGHAEAMTLKEMDDYDKDGTPDNGYWNGRADPSVR, encoded by the coding sequence GTGGGATTGAATCGCTCCGTCACTCGTCGTGAACCGACCGCCGGCTTCACGCTGGTCGAACTGCTCGTGGTCATCGGCATCATCGCGCTGCTGATCGGCATCTTGATGCCCAGCCTCAGCCGAGCCCGCGACTCGGCGACATCGCTGAAGAACCTGAGCAACCTGCGGCAGTTGGGCGTAGGCCTGGAGTTCTACAAGAACGAGAACAAGGGCTGGTACCCGCCGGCCAGCACGGAGATCATCCCAAAGCTGCGATGGGCCGACTCGATCTACCCTTACATGCAGACGCAGGCGGTCTACGTGAGTCCGTGGCTCGACGACACAGACATGGCCCGCATGAAGGCACCTTGGGCGCACACGGTTGATCCGATTACCGGGTTCAACCTGCCGACCACGGAATTCTTCGGTGGGTATGGGTACAACTACCACTACCTTGGCAACGGGCGCACGTTGGGCGGCACGGTTCGCCCGTACTACGCTAATGCGAAGTCGGTGAAGGCGTCTGCCCAGACCGTCGCGCTCGCGGATACGAACGGTACGAAGAACGGGGGTGCGGTGTGGACGAGCGCCGGCGTGTACGCGATCGATCCACCGTTAATGTCGATGAACCTCGGCTCGGGTGGGAGCCGCCGGACGGACGCGACGACCGGTCCCGGCAACTACGGTTACTCGGGTGGCAACGACGGTGACGCCACCCGCCGCGCCACGCCCGCGCAGCGAAACTACCGCAACTCGAAGGTCGCCGTCGTCTTCTGCGACGGGCACGCCGAAGCGATGACGCTCAAGGAGATGGACGACTACGACAAGGACGGCACCCCCGACAACGGTTACTGGAACGGCCGGGCCGATCCCAGTGTGCGCTAA
- the phnD gene encoding phosphate/phosphite/phosphonate ABC transporter substrate-binding protein, with product MLKRIASALLVVGAMTSAAFAQDPKDLVFIFQKQKDPAKIQSDADKVAAFVSKEVGLPVKAVVPGDYSASVQALVSKNADFAYVSSLPFLLARRDGGATLLLAEVRKGADGVERTNYNSIIVVPKDSPLKSVSDLVKNAKDLRMVFTSPTSTSGYIMAYSRLVNEGLLKPRQDPREVFESVAFGGGYTQALEQLLADRGDVAAVSDYVLEGPRVDAYLKPEQREQLRILTRTSGVPTHLIAARAGLSDELKNKVKAALLKLGQEQPEVLADVYGATKFAEVNEDEHVGKVIEAIDHVGLAIEGLAK from the coding sequence ATGCTCAAACGAATCGCTTCCGCGTTGCTCGTCGTCGGCGCAATGACCTCCGCGGCCTTTGCCCAGGACCCCAAGGACCTGGTCTTCATCTTCCAGAAGCAAAAGGACCCGGCCAAGATCCAATCTGATGCCGACAAAGTCGCGGCCTTCGTAAGCAAGGAAGTCGGCCTGCCGGTGAAGGCAGTTGTCCCGGGCGATTACTCGGCGTCCGTTCAGGCGCTGGTGAGCAAGAACGCCGACTTCGCGTACGTCAGCTCGTTGCCCTTCCTGCTCGCCCGCCGCGATGGTGGCGCGACGCTGTTGCTGGCCGAGGTGCGCAAGGGGGCCGACGGCGTCGAGCGGACGAACTACAACTCGATCATCGTCGTGCCGAAGGACAGCCCACTGAAATCGGTCTCCGACCTCGTGAAGAACGCCAAGGATCTGCGCATGGTCTTCACCAGCCCCACCAGCACCAGCGGTTACATCATGGCGTACTCGCGCCTGGTGAACGAGGGGCTGCTCAAGCCGCGGCAGGACCCGCGCGAGGTGTTCGAGAGCGTAGCCTTCGGTGGTGGCTATACGCAGGCGCTCGAACAACTGCTGGCCGACCGCGGTGACGTGGCGGCCGTCAGTGATTATGTGCTGGAAGGGCCGCGCGTCGACGCCTACCTGAAGCCCGAGCAGCGCGAGCAACTTCGCATCCTCACCCGCACGTCCGGCGTGCCGACCCACCTGATCGCCGCCCGCGCGGGCCTCAGCGACGAGCTGAAGAACAAGGTAAAGGCCGCGCTGCTGAAGCTCGGCCAGGAACAGCCCGAGGTGCTGGCCGACGTGTACGGCGCGACCAAGTTCGCCGAGGTGAACGAGGACGAGCACGTCGGCAAGGTGATCGAGGCGATCGACCACGTCGGCTTGGCGATCGAAGGACTGGCGAAGTAA